The genomic window atgtcagagctgggagagactttagaacagagactgtcagagctgggagagaccttagaatagagactgtcagagctgggagagactttagaacagagactgtcagagctgggagagaccttagaacagagaatgtgagagctgggagagaccttagaccagagaatggcagagctgggagagaccttagaacagagaatgtcagagctgggagagaccttagaacagagaaggtcagagctgggagagaccttagaacagagaatggcagagctaggaagggtcttagaacccagaatgtcagagctgggagagactttagaacagagactgtcagagctgggagagaccttagaatagagactgtcagagctgggagagactttagaacagagactgtcagagctgggagagaccttagaacagagactgtcagagctgggagagaccttagaccagagaatggcagagctgggagagaccttagaacagagaatgtcagagctgggagagaccttagaacagagactgtcagagctgggagagaccttagaccagagaatggcagagctgggagagaccttagaacagagaatgtcagagctgggagagaccttagaacagagaatgtcagagctgggagagaccttagaacagagaatggcagagctgggagagaccttagaacagagaatgtcagagctgggagagaccttagaacagagaatgtcagagctgggagagaccttagaacagagaatgtcagagctgggagagaccttagaacagagaatgtcagagctgggagagagcttagaacagagaatgtcagagctgggagagagcttagaacacagaatgtcagagctgggagagagcttagaacagagaatgtcagagctgggagagaccttagaccagaaaatgtcagagctgggaagggttttagaacagagaatgtcagagctgggagagtccttagaacagagaatgtcagagctgggagagtccttagaacagagaatatcagaactgggagagaccttagaacagagaatgtcagagctgggagagaccttagaacagagaatgtcagagctgggagagaccttagaacagagaatgtcagagctgggagagaccttagaacagagaatgtcagagctgggagagagcttagaacagggaatatcagagctgggagggtcttAGAACAGAAActatgtcagagctggaaggaaccctaAGGACTACCAagttcaaactcctcattttacagatgaggagccgAGGTTCCAGAGTGGGGAAGTAATCTCCCTGATGTTCCCTAGCCAGTCTCTGTATAAGGCATCCCTGGACCCTTGTGCTTACATTCCAGGTCTCTCCACTCTGATTGCAGGTGTCATTACAGCACCTTGGCCTTCTCACTGCTGGCCCATGTGTTGGCCGGCCACACGGACAATAAGGACTACCAGCACTGGGTGTCCGAGAACATTTTAGATCGGCTGGGGATGGAGGACACAGGCTTTGACCTGGTGCCCTGGGTGCAGGCCCGGATGGCCGCAGGCTTCTATGGCAGTGGGCACCCTGCCCCACTCTATGACCTAGGCTGGTATCGGCCCTCTGGCCAGATGTACTCCACACCTGCTGACTTGGCCAAGCTGGCAATGGTGCTCCTTGGAAGTGTCCCTCAGGGCGTCTTGGCACCAGATACGCTTAAGACCATTCTAACTCCTCTCCTCGCCTGTCCTGGCACCTACTTTGCCAACCAGACAGGCACGCCGTGGGAGTTCCATGCCCAGCGGGGCTACAGCGTTGTGCGGAAGGATGGGGACCTGGATGGCTATGCGGCCACCTTTTCGCTGGTCCCTCGGTTGAAGCTCAGCTTTATCGTGCTCATGGCTGGACCCCGTCCGCCAGGGCCAGACCTGGTGACCCAAGTGTATGATGTCCTCATCCCCGCCTTGGAGATGGCCTTCCGGGAGGTGGAGGGGAGCCTGGCACCGCCGCCTCGGCCAGGCCCTTACCTGGGCTTCTACACCTACGCCAACCTGACCTTCTACGAGATCCTCGTAGGGCCCTCAGGGGTCCTTCGCATGCGGCAATTTGGGCCCCGAGTGGAGAAGCTGATCCCGGCCAAGTTCCGGACCCTGAAGTTGCACCACCTGCAGGGCAGGGTATTCCAGCTGGTGGTGGACAAAGCGTTCCCTTGTGTGCTGCCCCTGGGGGCCGCCTGGCTTCCCTTGGAGAACCAGCATGGCCAGCTCCTCAACTTTTATCCCTTTGACCAGAGGGGGCTCTCCCCAGGCTTCGACGCTCCTGGCTTGAACACATACAAAGTCCTTCGGATGGCCCAGAAACCCGTCTTTAGCACTTCAGTTTgacctcccccacccttccccgATTGGCTCTTTGGATCCAGCTGGTACAACAGACACCAGCGCTGAGCTTTGGCCAGGGGGCGCTATGGAACCACGGGAAGAGCATGGACGGGCCCCAGTTTGAGTACCGGATGGGACACTGACTCGCTGGGTGACTTTGGACGAATTCCGCTccctctctgaacctcatttcccttatctataaaacgaTGGCCTCCGACGAGAGGGCTCCCAAGGTTGACTTTTGGCTCCCAGCATTCTGTGctctaagatcatagatttagagcaggaaggagaACCTTAGATAGCATCTAGTCCAGCTCCCCCAATTTATAGATGtggacactgaggcccagaggggttaGACTCTATGTGTGGACCTTAGATGGCATCTGGTCCAACTTCcccaagtggggaaactgaggcccagagggattAGACTCTATGTGTGGACCTTAGATggcatctagtccagcccccccaatttatagatgtggaaactgaggcccagagggattAGACTCTATGTGTGGACCTTAGAtggcatctagtccaacttccccAACtggtgaaactgaggcccagaggggttaGACTCTATGTGTGGACCTTAGAtggcatctagtccaacttccccaatttatagatatggaaactgaggcccagaggggttaGACTCTATGTGTGGACCTTAGAtggcatctagtccaacttccccaagtggggaaactgaggcccagagggattAGACTCTACTTAGATAGCATCTGGTCCAACTTCcccaagtggggaaactgaggcccagagggattAGACTCTATGTGTGGACCTTAGATggcatctagtccagccccccccccaatttatagatgtggaaactgaggcccagaggggttaGACTCTATGTGTGGACCTTAGAtggcatctagtccaacttccccAACtggtgaaactgaggcccagaggggttaGACTCTATGTGTGGACCTTAGAtggcatctagtccaactttcccaagtggggaaactgaggcccagagggattAGACTCTACTTAGATAGCATCTGGTCCAACTTCcccaattggggaaactgaggcccagagggattAGACTCTATGTCTGGACCTTAGAtggcatctagtccaatttccccaattggggaaactgaggcccagaggggttaGACTCTATGTGAGTAACAGAAATAGCTTTGACTCTCCGACTGCGCGCCCTTTTCCTCTGTCCTAGCTGGCCAACACTGCCCTCCATTTTTCGGTTCTAAGTTCTGACAAGGCTTCTTTTTTAATGCTGAGAGCCTGGTGTAGGGATGGCTCTGTCCATCCTCTCGCAGGCCATTGCTAGGCTATTACCACATCGGACCACCAGATGCCAGCATCATGCCGCGGAGCCGATGCTCTTCCAAGGTTTTCCAAACTTGAATACTGTAGTTTAAAACTGGGCTGAGCCTTTTGAAACCCTCCAATCATTtgttcctcacctctgcctctggGCTCCTTACAACTCCAAGTAGGAACAGCCCATGCCATACACAGTATTGTTCTGTGGCTTGGTTGGGTCCCATTTTTCATGACCCGTATGTAGACCATAGAACACCAGTACTGCCCtgggggttttcctggcaaagagaactggagtggttggctatttccttctctgttggaacagaggttaaatgacttgcccagggtcgtacagctagtatgtgtccgAGATTcgattgaattcaggtcttcttgactccaggcccagcactcaatccactcaACTAACTACCTAGTAGCCTCCATACAGGAACTAGACTTTATTCACCATTCCAGAGCCCCAGAGAGCCTTCTGGCAGATGTGGGAAATGGCTACacagaaaataaatcaataaatatttaataaatgcctactatgtgccagaaagcTTCAGCTTGTTCggtagaagaatggaaaggaccAGGTGTCTCAAATCTTTGcctaaccccccccccttttttttaaccctcaccttccaccttagaatcaatactgtgtattggttccaaggcagaagagtggtaagggctaggcaatgggggtcaagtgacttgcccagggtcacacagctgggacgtggctgaagccaaatttgaatccaggacctcccatctctgggtctggctctccatccactgagctacccagctgcccccatctgcTCGTCTAATTCTGTTTTTGCTGGGATACTTAGGGAGTGTCTGGGAAAGTCTTTCTCTGCCCTGGGCCAAGCTCCATGGCTCCTCCCCAAGGACTCCAGGTCATCCTGGAAGGTATCAGTGTGTTCATGAGACATGGAGACATGTGTTCCCTGTAGCAGCCCTCAGTGCTCATGGCCACTTGAAAAGCGGGGGTgagtggggggggtgggggaggtggggagctGCCatggtgtgggtgtgggtgtgggtggaAATGTGGAAATGACTGTCAATCACGGCCACCCCGTATTCTCAAATGGAGGCATAGGCCAGGGGCTTCTCTAGCCATCAGATCCCATCTGTCCTTCTCAAACTGGACAATGGCTACAGGCTCCCCAGTCATGCCCCGGGACAATTTGAAAGCCACAGTGTTCTCTCTCCATGGCTCAGAGGCCACATGTCTCCAAGTTTCCCAATAATCCTTCTCTGTTCCCATGGGCTCTatcatctttctttcatttttagctcatcatttttcttttcttttcctccttccctttctcttcttccttccttccttccttccttccttccttccttccttccttccttccttccttccttccttccttccttccttccttccttccttccttccttccttctctctctctctctccctccctacattccttccttccttccttccttccttccttccttccttcctttctttctttctttctttctttctttctttctttctttctttctttctttctttctttctttctttcttctttctttctttctttctttctttctttctttctttctttctttctttcttcattccttcgttccttcctttgttccttccttccttccttccttccttccttccttccttctttctttcttcttcttcttccttccttcttccttccttccttccttccttccttccttccttccttccttccttccttccttccttcttctttctttctttctttctttctttctttcttcttctttctttctttctttctttctttctcttctttctttctttctttctttctttctttctttctttctttctttctttcttctttctttctttctttctttctttctttctttctttctttctttctttccttctttccttctctccctctctctctctctctctctctctctctctctctctctctctctctctctctctctctctccctttctttctctctttctctccttccccccctctaaatacacacatgcatataggAGTTTATTATATATGAGTGAGGTGTATATTGTGGCTATGTTGAGAAACCCTGGTTTTTAGAAAGCCATTTCTGATAGATTCAGGGATAGCCGAACATCGCAAGCAAGGACCATTTTTTAGATTTGTTAGTCAGTGAACATTTATGAGGCACCTGCTGTATGCCAGGTACTGTTCTAAGCCCTGAGCATACAAGAAAGGCAAGACAGTTCctgcctcaaggagctcccagtcggATGGGGGAGATAGTCTCTGAACAACTGTTTACACACAAGACGTAGATATCGGGCCAAAGGAGGTGATTTCGGAGAAAGGGGCCAGCTGGGTATCTGGGGGTGGTGGTGAGGGGTGTCCAGAAGGGCCTCCCCCAGAGGCTGAGACTGAGCTGAGGCCTGAAGGGGCTGCAGCCAGGGGAAAGTGCCGGGTCCCAGCTGGGCACGATGAAAGCCTCCCTTGCCCACAGGAGCGTGTGTGGGTACACGCTGGCTTCTGCGTGTGCATGTGTTTGTACGGGAGAGCCTGTCTGTCTGGATTTGGGCACGGGATGGATGTGTGTGTGAGACAGTGCGTGTGAGTCCATGATGCGGCGAAGAGAGGAAGGCTGGGCAGGAGCAGACTTCAAAGGGGCTCTGACTGCTGCCTCGGGTGTCTCAGTAATGAGGCGCAGGAGGACAGGGAGGCAGCAGGGCCCCCTTTGAAGTCTTCCTGTCCTGCTCCCCTGGGCTCTAGCGCTGGGGGGAATGGGGCATTGGCAGCTGAGCCAGGGAGGGGCACTGGGTCCTAGAGCATCCCAGCTCGAGTGCGAGGGGAAGGAATGGGAGAGGGACGTCACTGGGGTCCGAGGAACCCTTCAGCCTGAGCCTGTGCTCCTACTCAGAGGGGCTGGGTTCCATTCCTGGGCTGGAAGAGTCCCCCAGCCCTTCTCAGTCACAAGAGACGAGCAGTGGGCACATGGACTCATGGGGCTTAGAGCCGGCGAAGACTTCAGAGATTATTGGAAAGGCGACAGCATGGTTCTAGGGAATGAGGACTGAGTTTAGTGTTACAGGAGCTAAGTTCAAATCCCGTCTCGGTCACAACCTGTGTGGACTTGGGCAGTcactctctgagactcagtttccctgaatgtaaaatgaagatgatggaCTGAATACCCTGTAATGTTCCTTACAACATTAATTCTGGgatctggtctagcccttttcatctgacagatgaggaatccAAGGTCTACAGGAGGAAATGACTTGACCAATGTCATACAGCCAGAAAAATCCTATATCAAAAGAATTTAGAGAGGCAAGGGGATTTACGAGAAAATTAGGAGGAATATCTAGAGAGGCAGATTTGAGTTTAGAACAAAGAAAAGTTTCCTAACAATGGAAGTTGCCCAAAAGTCAATTGGGCTATCTTCTATGGTAATGAGCTCCCCATCAAGGAGATATTCAAGCAGCCCAGCAGGAAGAACTTTCATGGTGTTATAGAGAGGATTCCAGCTTCCAAAGGGGTTCAGGATAGATTTGGAATCTGTAAAAGCTGGGTTCATATTCCATCTCTGTAACTTAATCACTGGATAGTCTCAGTCTATTTTTGTTGTAAAAGAGAGATAACACTTTTTCAACTTAGAAGGTCATCCAACTTGCAGGGTTgttattgttttctaaaatttaccttatttttagggaattttttttgtttttacattttacattactTCTTTTCTGAATATGCCTCTCTCCTCCCCAGAATGCCATACGTTGTAGCAAAGatgacagagaaagaggaaggggtggggggagagaagcaATTCGGTGAAACACTGACTGTATCTTATAGTTTAGGTAATAATCCACCCAGGGCAGTTacatagtgcagtggatagacctTTGAGCCTgggatcagaaagacctgagttcaaatccagactcagacatttactagctgggtgaccctgggaaagtcacttaatttttgtgcctcagtttcctcatctgtaaagtgaactggagaaggaaatagcaaactactttccagtatctttgttaagaaaatcccaaatggggtcatgaagagtcagacactactagACAATAATGACAGCTCCCCGAAGGATGGTTGTAAGACTCAATGGACAGAGATCAAACATAGAAAATGCTTGGCAGACTTTAATGTGCTCTCTGTGTCATGGCTGATCATTGTAGTCATGGTTGTcatcattattcctatttttctttatttttaatttaaaaatgtaaaagatattttattttcccaattataatttTCCACATACGTTTTCTAAAGTTATGAGATCCCAattctctctccctgccctccctcccttAATGGTAAGCCATTAGATCTGGGTTAGACatgcattattattgttattattattcatcttttCCATCCCTTAGAATGGATCATTTGAAAGGCTGTGCCTCTCACTCCTTACTCCCTAGAGCATGACACAAAGACTAAGGAATGACAAAGCAGAACTGGTGGGGTGACATATAGCATttgtatcatttttattaaaaaacaaaaacaaaaacaaagcctcAAGtgccatcttagaattgatactaaatagtggtaaaggctaggcaattagggttaagtgacttgcccagggtcacacagataggaaatttctgaggtcagaactgaacccaggaccttctgtctctagacctggctattTATCTACCTAatggtttttatttatattatttatatatatatatatatttatatttatatatatttatatagttttccAAAGGATTAATCgtgctattttacagataaagaaactaagtcttagaggaagaaatcaagaCAGTTTCAGTGACTTAGCTTTGGCAAGGTCAGGACTTGACCTGGGATTTCTTGGACCCACATCCAGAGCCCTTTCAGCTAAGGAAGATTATTTTTGTTCTGCTTGGGTCCAAAAGGGCAGAGGTAGGACCAAGGAGTACGAGGAGAGAGCCGTAacatggaatcacagaatttgagagctggaagagagtTCAGTATTCACTTGGCCCATCCAACTCATACTGGAAAAGAATCCCAACTATGACATTCCCAACAAGAAGTAAACTAGCCTCTGCTCTGAGACCTTCAGGGATGGGGAACTCACCATCTTTTGAGATAGCCCTTTCAACAAGACTTGAAGCTGGGAGACAgtgactgtgtgatcttggataagtcatttaagttctcaGAGATATCACGCCCCACCTATAAACtatggaaaataatagcacctatttgcATGGTTGTTGTAAAAATCCAATGAGATACAATATGGAAAAATTCATAAAACCCTATTGAAAGGTCAGCATTTGTATTCTACAAATAGCTTAGCAAAATATTagacacatagtaggctcttagcAACTGCTTTTTGACTATCATCGGAGTGATTACTACATTAGGCAAAGCATGTCTCCTGAGCTGGACCATGTTGGACTGCAGGACTCCTCTGCATATCTATAATTCCTGATCTGTGTTTATTTTGTGCCCTGACCAGTTCATATACTCCAGGAGTTAACACATTGGAAGTTGGGATCACAGCCTGAAATTTGACCAGGGAGTACTGGAAAAATGTTTAGCAGgcggcaggtgggtggctcagtggattgaaaaccaagcctacagatgggaggtcctgggttcaaatttgaactcagccacttcctagctgtgtgaccctgggcaagtcacttaacccccattgcctagcccttaccactcttctgccttggaaccaatacacagtattgattccaagatggaaggtaagggcttaaaaaatgtttaacaatcagctctctgaaaaaaaaaatgcattgtaTGCTTTTCGGTGTAATCagaattattagcattttctccatcacctcCTTAAATCTATGCAATGGACAAAAGATCTAGATGTGACTTGGAGCATTTGCccatttctgagatataaatgctcacactgaaaatataACAGTCAGCTCTTGAGAGATGGTTCAAGTTGGTTCCAATACACCTCTGATCTTGACAGACGAGTGTTGGGATGAATCGAATGTGGAATTCTAGAGGGATAAATGGAAAGTCTtgtacttgggttcaaaaaatcaacttcccgagtagagaaaggggagaagtgtGCTTAGACAGTGCTTTGTCTGAAAATGATCTAGAGACGTTTGTAGACCGCAGGTGCTGTTTGAGTTGATGGAGTATTTATTTTTGCCAGAGGATGTGAATGTCAGCTGGGCTGCATGGAGAGCTGTAAAATCCAAGAGAGTCTTCCTGCCTTCAGCAGACTGCATCTCTAGCATTGTGGTCAGTGTGGGGCACCCACCCCTCGGTTTAAAAGGACCAGACAGCGTGGAGAGCACTGAGGGGAAGGAAGATCCATCACCAGGACAGGGAAGGCTCCAGGTGAGTCTAGGCCATAGAAGGAGCAGTTGAAGGAAAGGCTATCCTACTCTCACCTTCCTTGAAGGACATTGATATGTAGAGACTATCCAGAGGATGGAGACCAGGATGATGAAGGGTCTTGAAATCTTCCCATGTGAGGAATGATTGAAAGAATATAGAGAAGTggaagctagatggttcagtggatagagaggcaggagattctgggttcaaatctggtctcagatgtcTGCTagatggatgaccctgggcaagtgacttaaccctgttgacctcggtttttttgtctgtaaaaagagctggatgagaaaatggcaaaccaatgtagtctttttgccaagaaaacctcaaatggggttgaTAAGAATTCaacacagctgaaatgactggGCAACAATGGATGGCCACTAAGGTCTTTTATAGGTCTAAAATTCTGGAATTCTGTTAGTCTAGGAGTCTTCGTTGCCCTCAAGACAATCAGACTGAGAATCCTTTGCAGTAAAAGTAGTTGCTGTTGGCATATGGCCACGaagaacttcctgtgagcagAACTCTGGGAGAAAAGGGTAGGGTCCTTGTTCTGGTCACTCTAGTCAGATGAAAGGGCCTCAAGCTTTAGGTGGAAGCAAACATTGAGTCTAGGATGCCTAGTCATGTCTCCAGTGGAGTTTTAACTCCATCCCACAATCCGGCTGCcccaatattttaagaaatatccAAATTGGATAAGAAATATCCAGATTTCAGTCAATATAGGTTGGGATGAGCTTCTAAACTCGGGCTATTTCCTAGGGGCTTCTCCATACCCCTCTTCCATTTAGTATATTTCCAAGGCACAACCCTAATCCTGGAGCCAACCTCAAACTCAATTTTAATCCCAGCCCCTCTCTGAATCCTTGCTCAATCCCTAACCTCCACCCCACTCCAGGTGTATATGCCCAGGGATGGCTAAATGAGTGAGAAGGAAGCTTGGCAGATCCCCTAATGGcctttcattcccattttacagatgagtaaactgaggcagagaaaggtgGCCACTTGCTCAGAGTTAGCTaatcaatgaataaacatttaccaagtgctgtgttaattagaattttgaacccttggacttcgatccccagaagtccttcagtatctCCCAGAagccctctcctctctccatcatTGCGTGGTCATGTTTATATATAGTTCGGTGTTTctgccctctcttcctctttctctgggATTGAgttagttagctcccttttaacttttttattttaataaatcttataaatgtaatacttgagttattgtatattaatttt from Monodelphis domestica isolate mMonDom1 chromosome 4, mMonDom1.pri, whole genome shotgun sequence includes these protein-coding regions:
- the LACTBL1 gene encoding putative beta-lactamase-like 1, with protein sequence MAGLKPQICPWLTLPKVTGKWVPAVASFFFLLSVAMTGCFLWQYHLKKEDPGSSGMAVTSETVRMCPQYPEPVPLQHPLPVLKEALEKVDKILRQTMLTAPGLSAMSAVVIYNDTVLWTGNFGWKNGSDRASGPPSEYTIYRIASISKIFPTLMLYRLWEEGIVASLDDPLERYAQGFTIKNPLGAGLRPAWGSLMEGLEKGVPALQPTTVTLRRMASQLSGLPRRLRSTTLLWQGSTEEALALLKDDVLVADPGTRCHYSTLAFSLLAHVLAGHTDNKDYQHWVSENILDRLGMEDTGFDLVPWVQARMAAGFYGSGHPAPLYDLGWYRPSGQMYSTPADLAKLAMVLLGSVPQGVLAPDTLKTILTPLLACPGTYFANQTGTPWEFHAQRGYSVVRKDGDLDGYAATFSLVPRLKLSFIVLMAGPRPPGPDLVTQVYDVLIPALEMAFREVEGSLAPPPRPGPYLGFYTYANLTFYEILVGPSGVLRMRQFGPRVEKLIPAKFRTLKLHHLQGRVFQLVVDKAFPCVLPLGAAWLPLENQHGQLLNFYPFDQRGLSPGFDAPGLNTYKVLRMAQKPVFSTSV